The nucleotide window tcaAACATTTTGTAATCGAGGTTTCAATAGCTTCAGTGTGAAGTTATCCAGTAGTTTGAAGGATTGTGAATAATAAACACATTGCAAAGCAAGTAcaagacacaaaaacaaatgTTAGTGACTTTGGATCACTGAGGTGGATTCTCAGGCAGTTATTTCCCCTTCCTATCAAGAATAATCAAGAGTTAActgtaaagagaaacaaaatttttcttcctcagcTGAGATTTTTGAATTGCGTATTTTTTTCAGGTTATAAAAGTTTTGATGATATTATACGGAAATTGGAAAACACTGAAaggtttaaagaagaaataaaaattaattctacCATTAAGGAATAGCCACTAttaacaactataaatatattctcaaatcttatacatatatatatgatcgCTTTAGTGTCTATTTTTGCATCATTTGGATATAACATAATTTGCTTAATTATTTTCCTGTGATTGGATATATGTTATTAGCAATTTTTGGCTCTTATATAATACTGCAATAATTATCTTTTAATATATACATCTCAGTTGAAGTTTCAACTATCTCCATAAAAGATAGTCCTACAGGcatgaatgaaattaaagcttTTGATCAGTACTGCCAAATTGCTTCCTGGAAGTGTTTTGCAAATTTGCAGTTCCACTCAAACGGTCCCTGAGAGTGGATGTCTCACATTAACAATTTTTCTAATCTGTGCtaattgtatatataaaaatagtatctctttttaatttgtgttttccgCTATTAGAAAAGCTGAAATATTTGAACATCTCTAttagtccttttttaaaattcttccacaAAGTGTCCtctagtcctttgcccattttggggggaaatttcACATGTTATACATATCTTCCATATCTTAATCTATTGTTTCAAAATCAGCAAATGGCTCTGTACACAGTACTGATGCCTAAGCTgatattctaaataaaatttcagtCAGCGATTCACCATTTTGCATTATTAAGATTCTCTGTATCATTACATTGAAATACGTGAATGACTCAGTCATCTAAATGGAAAGCAATTTATAAATACAAAGAAtgagtattattattgttatgtaAAGACATTAgagataaataacaaaataatcctgtAGCCAGTAAAGTCCTTAAATTGGGTAGGAAATAATTCAGAACTTCCTATTTATAGGTCACAGAAGAATAAATTATACCACAAATAGATGTAGTTTAAGGAGTGTAGAAACCAAGAATTATGGggcatattttcttttcatcaccACTAGAAAACAGAGTTACAACCTGTAACACAATGATTCTGGATTCCTTTCTTTTGCCAGAACTAAGCTGAATTCACTGCTCCATCCCTACCTCCGTGGCTTAGTCTATTCTGCCTTCCCAGGCAATTGATCTGTGCCAGAGGCTATTAACAGAGATAAACTGCCTattcttcccccctccctttcaAAAACACAAACAGTCCCCCACTTACAGTGGTTCAATTTAAGATTTTTCAGTTTATATGATGGTGCGAAAGCAATACACATTTAGTAGAAACCGAACTTTGAATGTTGCGTTTTGCTTTTGTCCCAGGTAGTGATCTGAGGTCAGACGCTCTctggtgatgctgggcagtgcGGCAGCCAcggctcccagtcagccacgcgATCAGGAGGATAAATAACCCCTCCACtccaaccattctgtacccaaaccattctgtttttcactttcagtacagtactcAATAACTTACATGAGATATttgacactttattataaaataggctttgtgttagatgattttggcCAAccgtaggctaatgtaagtgttctgagcacgtttaatgtaggctaggctaagctatgatgagCAGTCGGttgggtgtattaaatgcattttcaacttacaatgtgTTTATCAGGAGGTAACCCCATTGGACGTCGAGGAAGATTTGTAGACATATTGCTCTAGCCAGCGTTCATGCAAATAGCAACCACCTACTAGGCCACTTCCTAGCCTCACCTATACAAAAATCTCTCCACCACCCTGTTTCAGCACCCCTCTCTACGCTGGAAAATTCCAGCTTTAGAATTCAGTTATTTCCAGGAAGCCACTGGGAAATGCGTCACTTCACTAGCAGTgtaaaaaaagggaggaaagacaCAGTCCTGAAGTTTGGCTCTCTAGCTCCGTCACTTGTGTAAAGCAACTTACATAACCTCCGTGAGCTTCAGTGTCTTTACCATCCTTATGGGATGATTGGGAAGATGGAGTTAACACAGGTGAGCTAGATGGGAAGTGCTTCCCGGTGCCTGACGCGGGAAACGTCAATCTTTTCCTTCCAAACTGTCATGAACTTTCAGAAGTGGCAGGTGCCACTAGGAAGCAGCATTAGCACACAAAGAACTAGGTacgctgcacacacacacacactcatgtaaACACATTCACACACGCATGCTCACATGCACATACGGGCACAAGGAGCACACACTCGTACACACACTTATGTACACACATCACACAttcgcacacacgtgcacacatactCGTGCTCACATTTACAAAGAACACACACTCTAACAGCATACACATTCACGTACACATGTGCACACCAaccacacacactctcacatgtGCAGATGTATACTCACACCCATATGCACAAACCCCAAGCTCtcaatccttccttccttccttccttccttcctttcttccttctttctttctttctttctctctttctttctctttcttttaaatcttCTATTTCAGTGTTAAGGTGGGGAATGACCCTCGGGCTAGTAGATGGGAAATTTTACTGATAAATACTTACCATTGAGTTTGGGGACTCAGAAATCAGATCCTACATATTGAAAGATTGGTCAATGTCTTAGAAATGAGAAAGTTCATTTTCTATAACTTCTTGAAGAAACATGTTAGAGCACGAAATAAAAGTGACGACCTGGATCACTTTGTGTTTAGAAGCCCATCTGCCATAATAGCTTACAGGGTTCCATGGGTCTTCAGTTGCTGGTTAAGCAACATTACATAGCATGGGAAGACCACATTCAGccacattcattcatccatttgtgATTATAATTTCACTCTTTCTGCACCAGGCTGCCTGTGGGGGAGAAGAATAATACTTTCTGGTATCTCAGCCAGCAGGGAAGGTCACTGCACTCTGGCTGGGGAGAGTACGGCTGAATTTTGATAACAGGCAACCTGGTGATCTAAgcatttaagaagaaaaacatttcaaatagaGAGGCTACTTATGGGACTAAATGGACCACATAATCACTAAATAGAGGTGCTGCAATTGGGCAGTTTCTTCTGATGGGCTCCTCTAATCCAAATTGCCTCTTCAGAATGAAAAATAgcagatttttctttctgtgaaaatATCATTAGAGGAATCAGTACTATGGCCTAAGTTCTAAAGTCTACTCTGATTGATTTTCAAGGACACAAGCCTGTCCAGTGACCTGAAAtgccttcaaagaaaaaaatgatgcaaaaagCCATCCTCAACAAACTTGCCATATTCCAGGAGTTTTTTATGGAATAGTCTATTAAAAGTTCAATCTGGAGATTCCTTATAAAAAGTTCCAGCAAAAcagatttgggacttccctggtggcgcagtggttgagaatctgcctgccaatgcaggggacatgggttcgagccctggtctgggaagatcccacatgccacggagcaactaggcccgtgagccacaactactgagcctgcgcgtctggagcctgtgctccgcaacaagagaggccgcgatagtgagaggcccgcgcaccacgatgaagagtgggccccgctcgccgcaactagagaaagccctcgcacagaaacgaagacccaacacagccaaaaataaatataaataaataaaaaattttttaaaaaaaacaaaaaaaacaaaaaaaaacagatttgaacacagcagcaactaacacaataatgtaaagcagttatactccaataaagatgttaaaaaaaaagaagacaaggaatttaaaaaaaaaaacagatttgaaaGAACATATATGGTCAGATAAATATTCAGGAGTGAAATTTCTGAGTCAtttggtagttccatttttaggtgttttttttttctttttttttttggccacaccacacggcatgtgggatcttagttccccaaccaggggtcgaacccacaccccctgcactggaagtgcagagtcttaaccactggactgccagggaagtccctatttttagttttttgagaaacctccatgccattttccacagtggctgccccaatttacattcccaccaacagtgtaggagagttcccttttctccccatccccaccaacatttgttatttgtggtctttttgatgatggccattctgacaggtgtgaggtaatatctcattgtggttttaatttgaatttctctgataattaatgatgttgagtatcttttcatgtgcctgttggccatctgtatgtcttctttggaataatgtctattcaggtcttctgcgcattttttaattgggttgtttgtttttttgatgttgagttgtatgaactgttcatatattttggctattaaaCCCTTACcagtcatataatttgcaaatattttctcctattcagtaggtcttctttttgatttgttgatggtttcctttgctgtgcaaaaatgtttaagtttaattacttcccatttgtttatttttgtttttatttcctttgctttagaagaaagattcaaaaaaatattgctatgatttctgtcaaagagtgttctacctatgttttcttcattaattggaaaagatacatgcaccccagtgttcatagcagcactaacaatagccaagacatggaagcaaccaaagtgtccatcaacaaatgaatggattaagaagatgtagtatgtatacatatatatatacacacacacacacaattgtatACAATaatcagccatgaaaaagaataaaattttgcaattcgcaacaacatggatggacctggagagcattatgctgagtaaaacaagtcagacagagagagacaattactgtatgatatcacttatatgtggaatctaaaaaatgaaacaaatgaatgaatataacaaagcagaaacagacttaacagatatagagaacaaagtaaTGAatgccagtggggagagggaaggaaggaagggaaagataggggtagggaattagagatacaaactactatgtataaaataaataagctacaaggatatattgtacagcacagggaatatagccaatattttacaataactttttaaatggagtataatctataaaaatattgaatcactatattgtacacctgaaactaatacaatactgtaagtcaagtatacttcaattaaaaaaaaaaaaaacaacttcactTACAGTTTTAGAAGtctatatactttaaatttttgaaacaataaaattaattaggaaaGTATCTGCAACAAAAGGGAGGATAATAGAACAAtatattctctccttttctggAGCAAACCCAGCGATCCAGTCTGGGTCAGGGGAAAGGCTCTAAAATTTTTACTGCTTTCTTTCCATTCCTAGAGCTGTGAGGTAAGATGAGGAGGAGgtccatttttaaatgaataggtGATGAGTTAAAGAAAACAGTGGTTCTAAAACTTAGtgctaaaagaggaaatccagGATGGATGGTTTTTTGTTCAGCAAAATGCCTAAATATGGCTTTTTGGTTTAGAAAGGGGAGTAACCGCCCACTCTCAAAGCTGACCCTCAATACATGACATGGAGAAAGATAAAGGTTGGGGGGGGGAagcagaagaaggagaagaagaagaaggggaagaagaagaagagaaggggaaggagggggcagggagggagggggaagcaagagaggttgagagagaggaagagggaagaataTCGAAGGAAAGGATTgaggaagaaaaagtaaagctgttttttaaagttaaataatgGGCATTTGGAGCTCTTGAATGACATCCTGGGAAGTGGGGGGCACACTGATTTCTGTAAAAGGGGGAGGAGTAGAAAAGCATCTTGGAGAAGAGATCGGACCACACCACGTGAGAGCAGGTGAATCCTGAGGAAGACGCATCCGGGAGGAAACACCTCTGCGGAGACAAAGTTTACGAGTCGTGATGGGCAGTACAGAGTGGAGATGGCAAAGTAAACAACTCTTAGCCCATGTTCATGAATCAAAGTGGGACCTAGTAGCATAAttgtgaggttttctttttttccagcaaCGTTCAGCTGCTCTGGTGCAGGCACAGGAAAGGCAGctagaggctggggtggggtttgCCAGCACGTACTACAGAAGGAGAAAAGGCCAAGGAAGTTAAACATAAACAAAGGAGCAATGTCAGTGATGGGTCATGGAATTCTGGTGGGTAAGAAAAGCTATTGAGGCATTTTGTAAACCAAACTTTAAGGGTTCAGATCCATTTCTATTGGCCTGAAAGTCGATGCATTCCTTTATGGTGATGCTTCTCAAACTTAAGAATGCAAAGAATTATCTGGGGACTTTGTTATAAATGCAGATTTGGGGGCCATCCTCGGAAATTCCGGGACAcagcattttttccctttgtaataatTACCAAGCGATACTGATGCCGGGGTCTGTGGACCATTCTAAGAAAACTTTTGCATCGCAGTTGTTTTAGGTGAAAGCGTTTAGGAGTAGAATTAGGGAGAGGGTAACTGGGTTACCTAGGTAATTTTTTACACTTTCCATTTCACAGCCATGCAAGGACAATGTTCCAAATATTTGGGTTTCTTAACCAGATAATTAAAAGTAAGCTACCATGGAGTAACACTGCAATGGCTGACACAATAAATTCAGtcactttatttttccatttccattagGTTCCTTGGACAAACACATACAAGTATGACATTTAATTTTGAATCAGAAAACCAACTTAGCATGGTTTTACATCAGATGCTTCTGTTTTCCAGAAAGCGAAAGAACTGTGCTCTGTTTGgggagaaaacaaataaacattaaaagagAAACAGTCATCTCTTAAATCTGTTAAATAGCCAAGCCAaatcaaatacattttataaacgTGTAGAATAAATCTAATTATGTGAATGAAGCATTCAGTGTGAGGTTTAAGTGATTAGAGAAAAAGCAGGGAAATGATAACGCATTTGTttccaagagagaaaataaaaggttaCGTATAATTCTGACAatcaagattaaaagaaaaaaagctgtatCAGCCCTTTGTTTATTCGCCAATGCACCAATAGTGCTGCATCTGTCTGAAGACTGTAAAAGAGAACAGCCTGAAGAAGTGCATTAACAAAgctctgtttggttttttaaaattatcttctgCTAATATTTTTTCTGCTGATCTGTGCTAGGATTACTGTGCTTTGTCAACTTTAGTATTTAATGTCTCACTAGGGCTCTGCTATGTTTTGAACAATAACAATTTATCCAGGGCATTTCTAACTATTTGTAATTATAGTGATAATAACCGTCATTATTATCATTGTGTACTTACTCCATGTCATGTATAATATTTCTAATCATCAAACCTATGAGGTGGGTATTATTTGCTAGTtatcatttccttctctctctctagctGGCCACTTCTCAGACCCCTCTCTCCTCTAATCTGCTCCCAACTCTCTCCTCTACTGGCTGATACAGGGGCTGTCAACATTCTTGAAGCATTTCTAAACCTAGAGGCAATAATAGCTTCAGCCTCTGGCTGGTTCCTCCTTTGTAGAAACAAAGATATGTAGACCttaaacctgaaactaatgctctgtgatgacctagaggggtgggatgtgtggggagggtggcagggaggcttaagaggggggggatgtatgtatacgtatagctgattcactttgttctacagcagaaactaacccaacattgtaaaacaattatactccaataaaaaaaagttactgtaggaaatgttaaaagaaaatcacattcttggagaagatattttcatagtttgtaatttaaaaaaaagttttgtatccagaatttattttaaaaaataaattttaaattaaaaaaaaaaaccctgaaactaATGGCTTAAATGCTGGCCATTATACACTTCTTTATCACCCACAAACACAATATCATCTTCCTTAAAATGTTTTGCTCTAACGAGTACTTTGCTCTAATGGGTACTTTTCAAACTCTAGGAattgcagaaggaaggaaagaaatgttaGAAGATCTATAAACCAATGACCATGGACATGAGTTACTTTGTAGTTTGGGGTGAGTTCTTTATCATTTGGGACCAAGAGGTGGTCAATATTATTATTCAATATTCCATTCAATATTATTATTAGTATTCAAGCATAATCTGGAATTATACACGATGGCATAATTCAACACTCATCAAATAAAACCACAACCCCGagttttaaggaaaagaataggaaaggaaaatgtgGGGAAACTAAATGCAGCTTACTGCTTCATCTTGCTATTTCCTCCTGCCccactctcttttaaaaaatccagtggCCACATTAACATGGCTTCTTTTAGTCATCAGGTAATAAAAGTACTGATTATGGCGAGGGGCAAGCGGAAGTGCTAGCTAAACGTTCCAGTGTTGAACTTACCCTTGAAGCATTTGGGGATTTGAATGATGCCGTCTATGCACTGGGCATCCTCTGTATAGCTACACTTCTTCTCCTTATTTttgcagaagaaagaaattttttggccatgcagcattCCATTCTTAAATTTGTCTTGGATATTTACTTTCTCTCCTTCATATATCACGGTAGCTCTTTTAACAGATAATTTACAAGACGCTGAAAGAGACAATATTTGTAGTCAAGACAGGACTTCATTTACtctttcttaaagaaaatgtAGCATTTGAACCGGGAGATGTTCAGACCTGAAACAAAGTGCTCGAGACGAGAAGGTTCTAAGATAGTGAGTAGCATCAGTATCATTGCTAACTATTGTTCCTTATCAATAGAACCTTTAATCATGGCTTCCAAGATCGCCTTTTCTTCCCCTGGAGTAGCCACATAAGAAGGTCAGAGCAGAAGCGTCAGATACTAGGCTTCTGTGCAAAAGAACTTCTATCAGATACTGCCATTTCAGGTAAGCATCCCCGCCCCACTCAGCTCCCATTTACTGAGTTGCTGCACCACCCACCAGCCACTGTGCGTGTTGGCTCATAACAGCTCATAAATGCTCCTTTCTCTGAAAAATGGCCTTCAGCCATTAAGAGAGCCACCTCTCCAAGGAGAGTATGCACATCAGTCCACAACCCCAGGCTCAGGGAAGGGAGCAGCCCGCAGCCTATGACAGGCTGACGAGGGGATCAAAATAAGCAGGTCTCCTTGCCTCTCGATGGGATTGATTCCCATGGTCCAGAGCTCCCAGGGGATTAAACTGAAGTTAGACTCTAGCTGAGACCACATCCTCGGTCAAAACATGGTCCCTGGGttggcagcatcagcatcacctgggaacctggTAGAAATGCTAGTTCTCAGGTCCTATTGCAGATCCAGCAAATCAGAGACTCTGTTTAAACAAACCCTCTAGGAGattctgatgcacagtgaggTTTGAGAACCAGTGTCCGGCTCCATCCTACCTGCCTCACATTCTTTTTCCTGAGACTCACTTAATAAACCAACTGCATTTGAAtccctgtctcaggctctgcttctaggggACCCCAACCTAGTCATATGTCATTTTGCCTGTTGTGCCTAATTGCCTTTTCTATTTAAACTGTCCaacccggacttccctggtggtgcagtggttaagaatccgcctgccaatgcaggggacacgggttcgaaccctggtccgggaagatcccacatgctgcggagcaactaagcccgtgtgccacaactactgagcctgcgctctagagcccacgagccacaactactgaagcccacatgccacagctactgaagcccacatgcctagagcccatgctctaagcatgtccacaacaagagaagccaccgcaatgagaaacccatgcaccataacaaagagtaacccccactcacacaactagagaaagcccgcgtgcagcaacaaagacccaacacagccaaaaataaaataaataaattatttttaaaaaacaaaactgtccaGCCCACAGCAACTTGAGCAGAAATACAGTGCAAAGTTGGTGTTCTTTGCATAAGCATGACACGGACCAGATCAAGGATAGACACCTAACTCAAAAGCAACCAGCATCTCAGGGAAAAGATGCCAGTGAGTGATGAATCCTTTAGTTGAGAGGTCCTGGTGTAGAATCAAGCCAGGTTCAAGGTGAGTAAGCAGAGAAACAGAGATATGAGAGAGACCGTGAGGCCAATGAGACACAGAAAGAGTAGCAATAGTTCCTGACTTTCAGTTGCAGTCCTCAGGAGGACCAGCTGTGTTTCATTTCCTCACATTCAATGTCCATACGATTGCCTGTTGCCTGTTTATAATTCGTCACCATTTCCTGGAACTAGCTGGAACGTGTGGTTGGGTTTTGCCACAGTGAGAAGGGTCTTGACTAGAACAAAGCAAAAAAGGATGCTCATGGGCCAAGACTTAAAAGCAATTACAGGAAGCCCACACAGTCTTCCACCATATTATCAAGGCTTACAACAGATATGTTTATTTCATGCAGTTTAATCTCAAACAGGGTTGCTAAGCGTGAAGTTTCCCCATGCCCATATAAATCCCAGCAGCTGTGAATCAAGTTGGAGAAACAAAGTGGAAAATGACTGGAACAAGAAAATGGCAAGGAAAGGTGATCCACTCGATGAACTGGGAGGCAGTGTAAGACCTTACCCATGTTTCTTACCTTTACAACTTGGCTGTGCAGACCAGTTTCCGAATTTGCCACATTCTACTTCTTCTGGCCCATCCAAGGCATATGTATCATGACAACCATATGTGGCTTTATCCTTGTAATAAAGTACTTGCTTTGCAGGATAGTTCACAAATCCATTGTCTGGTCTTGATGGAAACGGGCATTTTACTTCTAAAAAGTTTAAGCAGTAAGACTTATTAGTATAAATAGCgtggggtccagtggttacggAATAGCCACGCGCTTGTCTCTCTTATACCACTGAATCACTGGGTGCTCCTGTGACTAGAACACAATTTCTGGGGACCTTGGTGCTTAATTCTGTCCCCTTTATCTTATCCTTGTGAGACTCTGgatattaaaatagaaacaacAACACTTTGAAAGTAAATTAATGAGTTAGCAAGTGCTTTGGGCTTTCACATAATCACAAGGTAGTATTTATTGCAAACTTCATCTGCACACAGTCTAAGATGGTGGGTTTGAAAGACGGAAAAAGTCTGTCTCTTTTTACCAACAGACcatgaaattaaaacacagagATTCCCTCTATGCACACTAGAACAGCATTATTtggattttaaatgttaaatctaATTCTTATGACTGTTTTCAGACTATACAAGAAGCCAGCATGaaatatgaaggagaaaaatgaaggcTTCCCGGCCTTCTTTAGATCCTCAGCGGTAGAGCCCCAAACCCGTATCCCTATTTACCCCAGTAAAGAAAGCCAAGCTGGAGGGAGGAGCACAGAGCTCTTGGGAGGTAGTCTAATGAGATGGTTCAAGAGTACCAAATCCAGTGTTGGTCTGCTTGGATCAGTTTTGGCTTCCACAAATTGAGTGCAAAAGAATCTATGAGTCTATAataacactaaaaagaaatagtTCATGGAGGAAAAACTCTTCCCTGTAGAagaattccagctaataaatatagaaggaaaGATAAACTTAGAAAGCCACCATTTTGTAACCACCAATGTCTCAGTTGACTGAGTTCAAGGATTATCAGTGGATGCTAAAATGACTGCTAGAGAATGAATATTCTCACCGTCTCAAACTATCAACCACAGGTTGCTTACTAATTCAACGAGAAAGAGATGCCTTTACCAAGAGAAGAGGGGCATACCCCACCTGACCAAGGGATCAAATTAAGCATGACAGTGATTGACTGACACCATGTGCCTTCTGATGTGATGGAGtgtattcttaaaaaaaagtatttaactcAAATTCAATCATGAGTAAATAATTGACCAAATTCACATTGTGGAAACTTCTACAAGACAACTAGCatgtactcttcaaaaatgtcagtgaAAGACAACCGAAAAGGCAGGGGATAATTCTTAACTAAAGGAGACCAAAGAGCTAAGACAACTAGATAGAATATGTGATTCATGATTAGATTTCACATAGAACAAAACACGTGTATAAAGGATACTTCTGGATTGGCTGGGGTAATttgaatatgaaataaatattgttaattgtatataatataattgtttaaattattattgttaataattcCAAATATGTTAAATGTCTTGGGTACAGTGATAACATATGACAATGTTGTTCTTAGGACATTCATGCTGCTGAAGTGTTCACGGGTAAGTGTCATGATGTGTACAACTTATTTTCACAtgattcagggggaaaaaagtatatctatagagagaaagagagagaatgtcaCAACATGCTGACGGCTGATATATCTATGTAAATggctgaaaaaaagaagagaaaaagaacccACTGCTTAGGacttgggagaattaaatgagatgacacatATATAGGAGGAGaccagtgcctggcccagagttTAGTCCCCCAAAAGGTGCTaggtattagtagtagtagtagtttcCCTATGCTAAAAAGCACTTATGTTTGAATCATTCAGTAGATATCTGTAACACCCACTGCGGGAGAAGGTAACAGTCCTTAGTGTAACTCCTGGTGTGCATGATAAATTCTACTTGTTATGCAGTTGACAAATTCAAAGATAGTAATGATGAgtcaaattaaaggagaaagaattttcatatatatttttaaatcaagtatTCTTGTGATTCTTAGATTTAGGTAAAGACTACAAAAGCTTATATCAATCTGACTGCAACCCAGTTTTTCGCCTCAGTCTCTTAGGACTCCCCAGTTTAATCCAGCCTCACAGTAATACTCAGCTGTCCACGCACACACCCTGTTCCTTCACACCCCCCTGGCTTCCCCCATCCTGCGCCCTTGTGTGGTATGCTATGCCGTTCCCCCATTCTCCACTCCTCCCCCAAGCCCTTCCTCTGGGAAGCTTTCCCAGGCAGCTCCAGACGGTCCATTGCATCATAGCTCATCTTCCTGAGCTCAGAAGTCAGGTCTCATTCATCTGGTATCCTGGGTGCCTGGCAGGTGGCAGATGCCGATAAACATTTGTTACACAAGGTCATTTGAAACACGCCATGATAGAGAAATTTTCAATCCTCTTCCAAAAAGAGATTCTACACTCCCATGATTATTCTGTCTTATCATTGCACTCACCCTTACATTCTGGTAATTCTGTCCAGTTTCCATGTTCTGTGCAGGTAATGGTGTCGTTCCCAAACATTGCGTGCTGTGGCAAGCATTCAAAGACTGCCTTGCTTCCATACAGGGAGTTGTTCCCAGACAATGGCTGATAAACACTAAGTTTTGCAAACTTAGGTATGGGTGGTGGA belongs to Eubalaena glacialis isolate mEubGla1 chromosome 19, mEubGla1.1.hap2.+ XY, whole genome shotgun sequence and includes:
- the APOH gene encoding beta-2-glycoprotein 1 — translated: MIPPVLILFSSFLCHVAIAGRTCPKPDDLPFARVVPLKTSYAPGEEIVYTCQPGYVSRGGIRRFICPLTGLWPINTLRCAPRVCPFAGILENGTVRYTTFEYPNTISFSCNTGFYLKGANSAQCTKEGVWSQELPVCAPTTCPPPPIPKFAKLSVYQPLSGNNSLYGSKAVFECLPQHAMFGNDTITCTEHGNWTELPECKEVKCPFPSRPDNGFVNYPAKQVLYYKDKATYGCHDTYALDGPEEVECGKFGNWSAQPSCKASCKLSVKRATVIYEGEKVNIQDKFKNGMLHGQKISFFCKNKEKKCSYTEDAQCIDGIIQIPKCFKEHSSFAFWKTEASDVKPC